One genomic window of Cupriavidus malaysiensis includes the following:
- a CDS encoding hybrid sensor histidine kinase/response regulator, giving the protein MSSDSGQAKATILYVDDEDMARKYFARAVGGEYEILLASGAEEAMELLWGQGARIAILVTDFRMPGRNGGDLLRQVAREFPTVVRILVTAYADKDMLLDTVNSGEVFRILEKPLGLAQVRDVLRAAVERHREREVRHQRLTAIDETLAFLAHELNTPLAAIANFAQGVQNRSEADYSVQRQGEIGQAAAAMYSNAQYCLAVISSFLQSVRNTAGGAPAKTAPDINAGALIMALLDTYPFAEGQRAWVQVETPGDFPVYTLPNCVALVLSSVMSNALRALADVPAPSLRFVVEAVPRPRIRICDNGPGIPPEVMERLLVDPVTTYAEAGGSGLGMIFCNRVMQSFGGGIQIDSQSGAGTIVTLEFPNTKSRMHRSDR; this is encoded by the coding sequence ATGAGCAGCGACTCCGGCCAGGCGAAGGCCACGATCCTCTACGTCGATGACGAGGACATGGCTCGCAAGTACTTCGCTCGCGCCGTCGGCGGCGAGTACGAGATCCTGCTGGCCTCCGGCGCCGAGGAGGCGATGGAGCTGCTGTGGGGGCAGGGCGCGCGCATCGCCATCCTCGTCACCGACTTCCGCATGCCGGGGCGCAATGGCGGCGACCTGCTGCGGCAGGTGGCGCGCGAGTTTCCCACGGTGGTGCGCATCCTGGTGACGGCCTATGCCGACAAGGACATGCTGCTGGATACGGTCAATTCCGGCGAGGTCTTCCGCATCCTCGAGAAACCGCTCGGCCTGGCACAGGTGCGTGACGTGCTGCGCGCGGCGGTCGAACGCCATCGCGAGCGCGAGGTGCGCCACCAGCGGCTGACCGCGATCGACGAGACCCTGGCGTTCCTGGCACATGAGTTGAACACACCGCTGGCGGCCATCGCCAACTTCGCGCAGGGCGTACAGAATCGCAGCGAGGCCGACTACAGCGTGCAGCGCCAGGGCGAGATCGGCCAGGCGGCCGCGGCGATGTACAGCAATGCCCAGTACTGCCTCGCCGTGATCTCGTCCTTCCTGCAGTCGGTGCGCAACACCGCGGGCGGCGCGCCGGCCAAGACGGCGCCGGACATCAACGCCGGCGCCCTGATCATGGCGCTGCTCGATACCTATCCCTTTGCCGAGGGGCAGCGAGCCTGGGTGCAGGTCGAGACGCCTGGAGACTTTCCCGTCTACACGCTGCCGAACTGCGTGGCCCTGGTGCTGTCCTCGGTCATGAGCAATGCGCTGCGCGCGCTCGCCGACGTTCCGGCACCGTCGCTGCGCTTCGTGGTGGAAGCGGTTCCGCGCCCAAGGATCCGTATCTGCGACAACGGCCCGGGCATTCCGCCCGAGGTCATGGAGCGGCTGCTGGTCGATCCCGTGACGACATACGCGGAAGCGGGCGGCAGCGGCCTGGGCATGATTTTCTGTAATCGCGTCATGCAATCTTTCGGCGGCGGGATCCAGATCGACTCGCAGTCGGGCGCCGGCACGATCGTGACGCTTGAATTTCCCAATACCAAAAGTCGAATGCATAGGAGTGATCGATGA
- a CDS encoding YceI family protein: MNRNFRPRALALAGAAVLAAAGAAIPSAWAQVDAAKSSVTAVARQIGVPMEGKFKKFDATVAFDPAKLASSSAKMEIDVASFEIGDAETTKELKGRDWFDAAKYPKAVFQSTSIKGGAAGKYDVAGKLTIKGKTVDIVVPASYRQEGGVQVFEGVLPIKRNAFNIGDGEWKDTSVVADEVQVKFHIVTPARKQG; the protein is encoded by the coding sequence ATGAACCGCAATTTCCGTCCCCGTGCGCTGGCCCTGGCAGGCGCGGCAGTCCTGGCCGCCGCCGGCGCCGCGATTCCTTCCGCCTGGGCCCAGGTCGATGCGGCCAAGAGCTCGGTCACGGCGGTCGCCCGCCAGATCGGCGTACCCATGGAGGGCAAGTTCAAGAAATTCGATGCGACGGTCGCTTTCGATCCCGCCAAGCTGGCCAGTTCGTCGGCCAAGATGGAGATCGACGTCGCCAGCTTCGAGATCGGCGATGCCGAGACCACCAAGGAACTGAAAGGGCGCGACTGGTTCGACGCCGCCAAGTATCCGAAGGCCGTCTTCCAGTCCACCAGCATCAAGGGCGGTGCCGCCGGCAAGTACGACGTGGCCGGCAAGCTGACCATCAAGGGCAAGACCGTCGACATCGTGGTGCCGGCAAGCTATCGCCAGGAGGGCGGCGTCCAGGTCTTCGAAGGCGTGCTGCCGATCAAGCGTAACGCCTTCAATATCGGCGACGGCGAGTGGAAGGACACTTCGGTGGTCGCCGACGAAGTCCAGGTCAAGTTCCACATCGTCACCCCGGCCAGGAAGCAGGGCTGA
- the secD gene encoding protein translocase subunit SecD, whose amino-acid sequence MNRYPLWKYLVILVALATGIIYTLPNFFGEAPAVQVSSGKATVKVDLAMQKQVEQVLAQNNLQPDGVFFDVSGQSGSVKARFRTPDDQLKAKDVLNRSLNPDPSDPTYIVALNLLSGSPHWLTALHALPMYLGLDLRGGVHFLLQVDMKGAVDKKLDSLATDARTLMRDKNIRHGGVDRDGEKLTIHFSNADDAGKARGMLSDNLRELAFNVDGNDVVGLFTDAARKAVQDAAVKQNITTLHNRVNELGVAEPVIQQQGADRIVVQLPGVQDTAKAKDIIGRTATLEARLVDPNAPRLPRPGDPVPYGSELFTQGNGAPVILKKQVIFTGDRIESASAGFDQNQRPSVNIKLDAQGGRVLRDISRENIGKPMAIVLFEKGKGEVLTVATIQSELGSSFQITGSYSTEAASDLALLLRAGSLAAPMDIIEERTIGPSLGADNIKKGFDSVAYGFAGIAVFMMLYYMLFGVFSVAALAINLLLLVAVLSMLQATLTLPGIAAIALVLGMAIDANVLINERIREELRAGAAPQTAIATGFSRAWATILDSNVTTLIAGLALLAFGSGPVRGFAVVHCLGILTSMFSAVFFNRGLVNLWYGRKKRLQGLAIGQIWKPDTDQGGSTAK is encoded by the coding sequence ATGAATCGTTATCCGCTTTGGAAATACCTCGTGATCCTGGTGGCGCTGGCCACCGGCATCATCTACACGCTGCCGAATTTCTTCGGCGAGGCGCCCGCCGTGCAGGTTTCGTCGGGCAAGGCCACCGTCAAGGTCGACCTCGCCATGCAGAAGCAGGTCGAGCAGGTCCTGGCGCAGAACAACCTGCAGCCCGACGGCGTCTTCTTCGACGTCTCGGGTCAGTCTGGCTCCGTCAAGGCGCGCTTCCGCACCCCCGACGACCAGCTCAAGGCCAAGGACGTGCTGAACCGCTCGCTCAACCCTGACCCGAGCGATCCCACCTACATCGTCGCGCTGAACCTGCTGTCGGGCTCGCCGCACTGGTTGACCGCGCTGCACGCGCTGCCGATGTACCTGGGCCTGGACCTGCGCGGCGGCGTGCACTTCCTGCTGCAGGTCGACATGAAGGGCGCCGTCGACAAGAAGCTAGACAGCCTGGCCACCGATGCGCGCACCCTGATGCGCGACAAGAATATCCGCCATGGCGGCGTCGACCGCGACGGCGAGAAGCTGACCATCCACTTCAGCAACGCCGACGATGCCGGCAAGGCCCGCGGCATGCTGTCGGACAACCTGCGCGAGCTGGCCTTCAACGTGGATGGCAACGACGTGGTCGGCCTGTTCACCGATGCGGCGCGCAAAGCCGTGCAGGACGCCGCCGTCAAGCAGAACATCACCACGCTGCACAACCGCGTCAACGAACTGGGCGTGGCCGAACCGGTGATCCAGCAGCAAGGCGCCGACCGCATCGTGGTGCAGCTGCCCGGCGTGCAGGACACCGCCAAGGCCAAGGACATCATCGGCCGCACGGCCACGCTGGAAGCGCGCCTGGTCGACCCCAACGCGCCCCGCCTGCCGCGTCCGGGCGATCCGGTGCCCTATGGCAGCGAACTGTTCACCCAGGGCAATGGCGCCCCCGTGATCCTGAAGAAGCAGGTGATCTTCACCGGCGACCGCATCGAAAGCGCCTCGGCCGGCTTCGACCAGAACCAGCGCCCCTCGGTCAACATCAAGCTCGATGCGCAGGGCGGCCGCGTGCTGCGCGACATCTCGCGCGAGAACATCGGCAAGCCGATGGCCATCGTGCTGTTCGAGAAGGGCAAGGGCGAAGTGCTGACGGTGGCCACCATCCAGTCCGAACTGGGTTCGAGCTTCCAGATCACCGGCTCCTACTCGACCGAGGCCGCCAGCGACCTGGCGCTGCTGCTGCGCGCAGGTTCGCTGGCCGCGCCGATGGACATCATCGAGGAACGCACCATCGGCCCGTCGCTGGGCGCCGACAACATCAAGAAGGGCTTTGACTCGGTGGCCTACGGCTTCGCCGGCATCGCCGTCTTCATGATGCTGTACTACATGCTGTTCGGCGTGTTCTCGGTGGCGGCCCTGGCGATCAACCTGCTGCTGCTGGTGGCCGTGCTGTCGATGCTGCAGGCCACGCTGACGCTGCCGGGCATCGCCGCCATCGCCCTCGTGCTGGGCATGGCGATCGACGCCAACGTGCTGATCAACGAGCGCATCCGCGAGGAACTGCGCGCCGGCGCCGCGCCGCAGACCGCGATCGCCACCGGCTTCTCGCGTGCCTGGGCCACCATCCTGGACTCCAACGTGACCACGCTGATCGCCGGCCTGGCACTGCTGGCCTTCGGTTCCGGCCCGGTGCGCGGCTTCGCCGTGGTGCACTGCCTTGGCATCCTGACCTCGATGTTCTCGGCGGTGTTCTTCAACCGCGGCCTGGTCAACCTCTGGTACGGCCGCAAGAAGCGCCTGCAGGGCCTGGCCATCGGCCAGATCTGGAAGCCGGACACCGACCAGGGCGGCAGCACGGCCAAGTAA
- the secF gene encoding protein translocase subunit SecF, with product MEFFRIRRDIPFMKHALVFNVVSFLTFAAAVFFLWHKGLHLSIEFTGGTVMEVNYQQAADLEKIRGQVGKLGYADVQVQNFGTSRDVMIRLPLQKGPDGKQVTSAQQSEQVMGALSAASPDVKLQRVEFVGPQVGKELATDGLLALLCVVIGIVIYLSFRFEWKFAVAGIIANLHDVVIILGFFAFFQWEFSLSVLAAILAVLGYSVNESVVIFDRIRENFRKYRKMTTHEIIDNAITSTMSRTIITHGSTEMMVLSMFFFGGPTLHYFALALTVGILFGIYSSVFVAAALAMWLGVKREDLVKSEKKTDGTDRGDPNFGAQA from the coding sequence ATGGAATTCTTCCGCATCCGGCGCGACATTCCGTTCATGAAGCACGCGTTGGTCTTCAACGTCGTCTCCTTCCTGACGTTTGCCGCAGCCGTGTTCTTCCTCTGGCACAAGGGCCTGCACCTGTCGATCGAATTCACGGGCGGCACGGTGATGGAAGTCAATTACCAGCAAGCCGCCGATCTGGAGAAGATCCGCGGCCAGGTGGGCAAGCTGGGCTACGCCGACGTCCAGGTGCAGAACTTCGGCACCTCGCGCGACGTGATGATCCGCCTGCCGCTGCAGAAGGGCCCGGACGGCAAGCAGGTCACCTCCGCCCAGCAGAGCGAGCAGGTCATGGGCGCGCTGAGCGCGGCCTCGCCCGACGTCAAGCTGCAGCGCGTCGAGTTCGTCGGCCCGCAGGTGGGCAAGGAGCTGGCCACCGACGGCCTGCTGGCGCTGCTGTGCGTGGTGATCGGCATCGTCATCTACCTGTCCTTCCGCTTCGAATGGAAGTTCGCGGTGGCCGGCATCATCGCCAACCTGCACGACGTGGTGATCATCCTCGGCTTCTTCGCCTTCTTCCAGTGGGAGTTCTCGCTGTCGGTGCTGGCGGCCATCCTCGCGGTGCTGGGCTACTCGGTCAACGAATCGGTGGTGATCTTCGACCGGATCCGCGAGAACTTCCGCAAGTACCGCAAGATGACCACCCACGAGATCATCGACAACGCGATCACCAGCACCATGTCGCGGACCATCATCACCCACGGCTCGACCGAAATGATGGTGCTGTCGATGTTCTTCTTCGGCGGCCCGACGCTGCACTACTTCGCCCTCGCGCTGACGGTGGGCATCCTGTTCGGCATCTACTCCTCGGTGTTCGTCGCCGCGGCGCTGGCCATGTGGCTGGGCGTCAAGCGCGAAGACCTGGTCAAGAGCGAGAAGAAGACCGACGGCACGGATCGCGGCGATCCGAATTTCGGTGCGCAGGCGTGA
- a CDS encoding YceI family protein, translating into MKLRTILAAVAALSATAAVGVASAASVTYNLDPTHTYPSFAADHMGGVSTWRGKFTKSSGVVTLDREAKTGSVDVKIDPASIDFGNSKLNEHVKSPDMLNVQAFPEASYKGKFIKFNGDVPTAIDGVLTLHGVSKPVQLNISDFKCIQHPMLKREVCGADAVGTFSRADFGVDYALKMGFKPEVKLAIQVEGVRAD; encoded by the coding sequence ATGAAACTGCGCACCATCCTCGCCGCCGTCGCGGCCCTGTCCGCCACCGCCGCCGTCGGCGTGGCCTCCGCCGCCAGCGTGACCTACAACCTCGACCCGACGCATACCTACCCGAGCTTCGCGGCCGACCACATGGGCGGCGTATCGACGTGGCGCGGCAAGTTCACCAAGTCGAGCGGCGTGGTCACCCTGGACCGCGAGGCCAAGACCGGCTCGGTCGACGTCAAGATCGACCCGGCCTCGATCGATTTCGGCAACAGCAAGCTGAACGAACACGTGAAGAGCCCCGACATGCTCAACGTGCAGGCCTTCCCGGAGGCCAGCTACAAGGGCAAGTTCATCAAGTTCAACGGTGACGTGCCGACCGCGATCGATGGCGTGCTGACGCTGCATGGCGTGTCCAAGCCGGTGCAGCTCAATATCAGCGATTTCAAGTGCATCCAGCACCCGATGCTCAAGCGTGAAGTCTGCGGCGCCGACGCCGTGGGCACCTTCAGCCGCGCCGACTTCGGTGTCGACTACGCGCTGAAGATGGGCTTCAAGCCGGAAGTGAAGCTGGCCATCCAGGTCGAGGGCGTGCGCGCGGACTGA
- a CDS encoding sensor histidine kinase produces MLRRVVHRYTNYEAELREFRLASSKAGALTAVVLVMAGVLLDYGIYPQEQLRFFLARSFIALLIGGIYALLPTPFGRRHVQPLTLAWLILPQMMIAWMIGVTEGASSIYYAGLNLVIFAVGIALPMGLWQTIGFGAVTYLFYVIACLAHPLGLADRGHFIVNSIFIAFSITASAVYTFMNERGHFHLFRLKEQLAEKNLELAEINRNLAEIKGQMLQQEKMAAIGTLAAGLLHEVNNPVNFCLMAIEVAMEEPVAKANASLEECLVDAKQGMQRIQHIVSDLKTFAYRKPGAEAEGVPFLFEKALDSSCRLTAHELRGVALTRELPADTLVLGDEAAIIGVLINLFSNAALAMRKAQTTKPAIHTSAYWEDGRLHVSVRDNGPGIAPENLARVFEPFFTTREVGQGLGLGLSISYAVIERHRGTLYAESELGQWTAFTFDLPRAE; encoded by the coding sequence ATGCTCAGACGGGTCGTACACCGGTACACCAACTACGAAGCCGAACTGCGCGAGTTCCGGCTGGCAAGCAGCAAGGCTGGCGCATTGACCGCCGTCGTGCTGGTGATGGCGGGGGTGCTGCTGGACTACGGCATCTATCCGCAGGAGCAACTGCGCTTCTTCCTGGCGCGCTCGTTCATCGCGCTGCTGATCGGCGGGATCTACGCGCTGCTGCCCACGCCCTTCGGCCGGCGCCATGTCCAGCCCTTGACGCTGGCCTGGCTGATCCTGCCGCAGATGATGATCGCCTGGATGATCGGCGTGACCGAAGGGGCTTCGTCGATCTACTATGCCGGGCTCAACCTGGTCATCTTCGCCGTGGGCATCGCCTTGCCGATGGGGCTGTGGCAGACCATCGGCTTCGGCGCGGTCACCTATCTGTTCTATGTGATCGCCTGCCTGGCCCATCCGCTGGGGCTGGCGGATCGCGGCCACTTCATCGTCAACTCGATCTTCATCGCCTTTTCGATCACCGCCAGCGCCGTCTATACCTTCATGAACGAGCGTGGCCATTTCCACCTCTTCCGCCTGAAGGAGCAACTGGCGGAGAAGAACCTGGAACTGGCGGAAATCAACCGGAACCTGGCCGAGATCAAGGGCCAGATGCTGCAGCAGGAGAAGATGGCGGCCATCGGCACGCTGGCGGCCGGGCTGCTGCACGAGGTCAACAATCCGGTCAACTTCTGCCTGATGGCCATCGAGGTGGCCATGGAGGAACCGGTCGCCAAGGCCAATGCCTCGCTGGAAGAGTGCCTGGTGGATGCGAAGCAGGGCATGCAGCGCATCCAGCATATCGTTTCCGACCTGAAGACCTTCGCCTACCGCAAGCCGGGCGCCGAAGCCGAGGGGGTGCCCTTCCTGTTCGAGAAGGCACTGGATTCCTCATGCCGGCTGACGGCGCACGAACTGCGCGGCGTCGCGCTGACGCGCGAACTGCCCGCCGATACGCTGGTGCTGGGTGACGAGGCGGCGATCATCGGCGTGCTGATCAACCTGTTCTCCAATGCCGCGCTCGCCATGCGCAAGGCGCAGACGACCAAGCCGGCCATCCATACCTCGGCGTACTGGGAGGATGGCCGCCTGCACGTCAGCGTGCGCGACAACGGCCCGGGCATCGCGCCGGAGAACCTCGCCCGCGTGTTCGAGCCGTTCTTCACCACCCGGGAGGTCGGCCAGGGCCTGGGGCTGGGCCTGTCCATCAGCTATGCTGTGATCGAGCGCCACCGTGGCACGCTCTACGCCGAGAGCGAACTGGGCCAATGGACGGCATTCACCTTCGATCTGCCGCGAGCCGAGTGA
- the yajC gene encoding preprotein translocase subunit YajC, whose product MFISNAFAQTAGAGGAAGGLMSFLPIILMFAVLWFIMIRPQMKRQKETKAMLEALAKNDEVVTAGGILGKVTKVGEQYVSVEVAEGTEITVQKNAVTTVLPKGTLKAL is encoded by the coding sequence GTGTTCATTTCCAACGCATTTGCCCAGACCGCAGGTGCCGGTGGCGCGGCAGGCGGCCTGATGAGTTTCCTGCCCATCATCCTGATGTTCGCGGTGCTGTGGTTCATCATGATCCGCCCGCAGATGAAGCGCCAGAAGGAAACCAAGGCCATGCTCGAAGCGTTGGCCAAGAACGACGAGGTGGTGACCGCCGGCGGTATCCTCGGCAAGGTCACCAAGGTAGGCGAGCAGTACGTGAGCGTCGAAGTGGCGGAAGGCACCGAGATCACGGTGCAGAAGAATGCCGTCACCACGGTCCTGCCGAAGGGCACGCTGAAGGCGCTCTGA
- a CDS encoding class I SAM-dependent methyltransferase codes for MYSQTQIDPVVSFRNSQGEQVRGTIINLQRKSLVMEIYNPYSIVQVSEVLSDLSVKMGTKNAYFGKAVVISLVNTGLTAVVSVTLIEEWRELSEMTGEPASVGQESRSFVQEWTERFRIRRDYQIVVNEMRAFLSDVSRWVEQVDMTTVLPKEGETLRMDVFLELAQPIGDRIRHYSAMLEGEALQVEPELAPMHRTFTQSALHPLLLRAPFVFRTYTKPLGYAGDYEMVNQLLSDPRQGPSTYFQIVNATFLQSAVAAAHRNRIELLIEYLNGMAEKARAAGRPFRLLNVGCGPAVEIQRFIETYPNPELLSFQLVDFSEETLAYTRERIEGAAARAGARVQVEYVHQSVHDLLKRRIAPDPNLQEFDAVYCAGLFDYLSDKVCSRLISYFASRTYEGGSVLATNVHASNPEKFSMEHMLEWYLIYRDEANMLSLLPPNCQDPKVYCDSTGVNVFVQATVHHPSA; via the coding sequence GTGTACTCCCAAACGCAAATCGATCCGGTGGTCAGCTTCCGCAACTCGCAGGGCGAGCAGGTGCGAGGCACGATCATCAATCTCCAGAGAAAGTCTCTGGTGATGGAAATCTACAATCCCTATTCGATCGTCCAGGTCAGTGAGGTGCTGTCCGACCTGTCGGTCAAGATGGGGACCAAGAACGCTTATTTCGGCAAGGCCGTGGTGATCAGCCTGGTCAATACCGGCCTGACGGCGGTCGTGTCGGTGACCCTGATCGAGGAGTGGCGCGAGCTGTCCGAGATGACGGGCGAGCCCGCCTCGGTGGGCCAGGAATCCCGTTCCTTCGTGCAGGAATGGACCGAGCGCTTCCGCATCCGCCGCGACTACCAGATCGTGGTCAACGAGATGCGGGCCTTTCTCTCCGACGTCTCGCGCTGGGTCGAACAGGTCGACATGACCACCGTGCTGCCGAAGGAAGGCGAGACGCTGCGCATGGACGTGTTCCTGGAACTGGCCCAGCCGATCGGCGACAGGATCCGCCACTATTCCGCGATGCTGGAGGGCGAGGCACTGCAGGTGGAGCCCGAACTCGCACCGATGCACCGCACCTTCACGCAGTCTGCGCTGCATCCCTTGCTGCTGCGCGCCCCTTTCGTCTTCCGCACCTACACCAAGCCGCTCGGCTACGCGGGGGACTACGAGATGGTCAACCAGCTGCTGTCCGATCCGCGCCAGGGGCCGAGCACCTATTTCCAGATCGTCAACGCCACCTTCCTGCAGTCGGCGGTGGCGGCCGCGCACCGCAACCGCATCGAGCTGCTGATCGAATACCTGAACGGCATGGCAGAGAAGGCGCGCGCCGCCGGGCGGCCGTTCCGCCTGCTCAATGTGGGCTGCGGACCGGCGGTCGAGATCCAGCGCTTCATCGAGACCTACCCGAATCCGGAACTGCTGTCGTTCCAGCTGGTGGATTTCAGCGAGGAGACGCTGGCCTATACGCGCGAGCGCATCGAAGGCGCCGCCGCCCGTGCCGGCGCGCGCGTGCAGGTCGAGTACGTGCACCAGTCGGTGCACGATCTGCTGAAGCGGCGCATCGCGCCGGACCCCAACCTGCAGGAGTTCGACGCCGTCTACTGCGCGGGCCTGTTCGACTACCTGTCCGACAAGGTGTGCTCGCGCCTGATCAGCTACTTTGCCTCGCGTACCTATGAAGGCGGCTCGGTCCTCGCCACCAACGTGCATGCGAGCAACCCCGAGAAATTCAGCATGGAACACATGCTCGAGTGGTACCTGATCTACCGCGACGAGGCCAATATGCTGTCGTTGCTGCCGCCGAACTGCCAGGACCCCAAGGTCTATTGCGACAGCACAGGCGTCAATGTGTTCGTGCAGGCGACCGTGCACCACCCTTCCGCCTGA
- the tgt gene encoding tRNA guanosine(34) transglycosylase Tgt, producing the protein MLEFELLTTDGNARRGRVKLNHGVVETPIFMPVGTYGSVKAMSPLELNEIGAQIILGNTFHLWLRPGLDVIGAHEGLHRFVGWDKPILTDSGGFQVFSLGELRKITEEGVTFASPVNGDKLFLSPEISMQIQRALNSDIVMQFDECTPYEIEGRPATHAEAAASMRMSLRWAKRSRDEFERLANPNALFGIVQGGMFEDLRDESLAGLSELDFHGFAIGGLSVGEPKEDMMRVLQHVAPRLPADKPHYLMGVGTPEDLVAGVAAGVDMFDCVMPTRNARNGWLFTRFGDVKIKNAAHRNDPRPLDESCECYTCRNFSRAYLHHLHRVGEILGARLNTIHNLYYYLQLMREMREAIEQHRFDAFRLQFAADRARGAR; encoded by the coding sequence ATGCTCGAATTCGAACTCCTCACCACCGACGGCAACGCACGCCGCGGCCGCGTCAAACTGAACCACGGCGTGGTCGAGACGCCCATCTTCATGCCGGTGGGCACCTATGGCTCGGTCAAGGCCATGTCGCCGCTCGAACTGAACGAGATCGGCGCGCAGATCATCCTCGGCAACACCTTCCACCTGTGGCTGCGTCCGGGCCTGGACGTGATCGGCGCGCACGAGGGCCTGCACCGCTTCGTCGGCTGGGACAAGCCCATCCTGACCGACTCGGGCGGCTTCCAGGTGTTCTCGCTGGGAGAGTTGCGCAAGATCACCGAGGAAGGCGTGACCTTCGCCTCGCCGGTCAACGGTGACAAGCTGTTCCTGTCGCCCGAGATCTCGATGCAGATCCAGCGCGCACTGAACTCGGACATCGTGATGCAGTTCGACGAGTGCACGCCCTACGAGATCGAAGGCCGCCCCGCCACCCACGCCGAAGCCGCCGCCTCGATGCGCATGAGCCTGCGCTGGGCCAAGCGCTCGCGCGACGAGTTCGAGCGCCTGGCCAACCCCAACGCGCTGTTCGGCATCGTCCAGGGCGGCATGTTCGAAGACCTGCGCGACGAGTCGCTGGCAGGCCTGTCGGAGCTGGACTTCCACGGCTTCGCCATCGGCGGCCTGTCGGTGGGCGAGCCCAAGGAAGACATGATGCGGGTGCTGCAGCACGTGGCCCCGCGCCTGCCGGCCGACAAGCCGCACTACCTGATGGGCGTGGGCACGCCCGAGGACCTGGTGGCCGGCGTCGCCGCCGGCGTCGACATGTTCGACTGCGTGATGCCGACCCGCAATGCGCGCAACGGCTGGTTGTTCACCCGCTTCGGCGACGTCAAGATCAAGAATGCGGCCCACCGCAACGATCCGCGGCCGCTGGACGAAAGTTGCGAATGCTACACCTGCAGGAATTTCTCGCGCGCCTACCTGCACCACCTGCACCGGGTCGGCGAGATCCTCGGCGCACGCCTGAACACCATCCATAATCTCTACTACTACCTGCAGCTGATGCGCGAGATGCGCGAGGCGATCGAGCAGCACCGCTTCGACGCCTTCCGCCTCCAGTTCGCGGCGGACCGCGCGCGCGGCGCGCGCTGA
- a CDS encoding response regulator, translated as MSDPIATQAPPPAILFVDDEATAVKYFQRAIGQLAPVVTGASVEEGKALLDAHADSLAVLISDQRMPGEFGNELLRYARERYPHIVRILTTAYSELEQTVEAVNQGQIHRYIRKPWDITALRMELKQALELAGLRKERDQLVREKLVVLQKQTTASRVGMVHALCASLLGPGRFQPVETYLAGAVLGGASNIEPDWLLMDYADLISAESRRCGDFGHALTARLGALRTQLAGRGGADAIAVLAEVLGDAAVRREGEALVWTSPQFLAEFLSLPVGEAVSVQHVTWLASLLWLEETGGALQFVREGDAVLCRVGARADSFAADRLAVWIEQF; from the coding sequence ATGAGCGATCCGATTGCCACGCAGGCCCCTCCACCGGCGATTCTGTTCGTCGATGACGAGGCGACGGCGGTCAAGTACTTCCAGCGCGCCATCGGGCAACTGGCGCCGGTGGTGACCGGCGCATCGGTGGAAGAAGGCAAGGCGTTGCTCGATGCGCATGCCGACAGCCTGGCCGTGCTGATCTCGGATCAGCGCATGCCGGGCGAGTTCGGCAACGAACTGCTGCGCTATGCGCGCGAGCGCTATCCGCATATCGTGCGGATCCTGACCACCGCGTACTCGGAGCTGGAACAGACCGTCGAGGCCGTGAACCAGGGTCAGATCCACCGCTACATCCGCAAGCCCTGGGATATCACCGCGCTGCGCATGGAGCTCAAGCAGGCGCTCGAACTGGCCGGCCTGCGCAAGGAGCGCGACCAGCTGGTGCGCGAGAAGCTGGTCGTGCTGCAGAAGCAGACCACCGCTTCGCGCGTGGGCATGGTCCATGCCCTGTGCGCCAGCCTGCTCGGTCCCGGCCGTTTCCAGCCGGTGGAGACCTACCTGGCCGGTGCGGTGCTGGGCGGGGCGAGCAATATCGAGCCGGACTGGCTGCTGATGGATTACGCCGACCTGATCAGCGCCGAAAGCCGCCGCTGCGGCGACTTCGGCCATGCGCTGACGGCCCGGCTCGGTGCGCTGCGCACGCAGCTGGCGGGCCGTGGCGGCGCCGATGCCATCGCGGTGCTGGCCGAGGTGCTGGGCGATGCGGCCGTGCGCCGCGAGGGCGAGGCCCTGGTCTGGACCAGCCCGCAGTTTCTCGCCGAGTTCCTCAGCCTGCCGGTGGGAGAGGCAGTGTCGGTGCAGCACGTGACCTGGCTGGCCAGCCTGCTGTGGCTGGAAGAGACGGGCGGGGCGCTGCAGTTCGTGCGCGAAGGCGATGCGGTGCTGTGCCGTGTCGGCGCGCGTGCCGACAGCTTCGCGGCGGACCGGCTGGCAGTCTGGATCGAGCAGTTCTGA